One Bombina bombina isolate aBomBom1 chromosome 5, aBomBom1.pri, whole genome shotgun sequence DNA segment encodes these proteins:
- the OSGIN2 gene encoding oxidative stress-induced growth inhibitor 2 isoform X2: MLRRHTSYPEEFIIFIEELTRFLLTHNYFVFEGHYYLQRCGTAMGAKFAPSYANLYMGYFEHLHLFGGGLALEDKVVVYGRFIDDLIMIYRNNTELTIQEIVDHFNNNTLNLTFTHQNNDHIINFLDLTLEHNGEGEITTSTFRKPLLRNTILRADSCHAPHTQRGIPKGQYLRLRRNCSSLKLYIKQAEELTKRLVARGYKRSLLLKVKSQVMRMDRSLLLNSKTANSTPNSHNKDITRSTPKEDICFVTSYSNQFYTITRIIKKYLPVLNGDIILRDKLQRHIRFVAKRAPTIRDKVTQKFHHKIPPTTNWLTPTKGNYRCGHVPCKSCKYTDKSFTFTSSQTHKSYPITTRMDCTSTHIIYLITCSLCQQQYVGITTRPLKDRIREHLLSIEEEFPRTPVAKHFHTHPHKLTHFTFKAIEHIISNPLGGDRNKTLSKREVYWIFMLQTRVPQGMNKRYDVNLYIE; the protein is encoded by the coding sequence ATGTTAAGAAGGCACACAAGTTACCCAGAGGAattcattatttttattgaggaactcACCAGATTCctccttacacacaactactttgtcttcgagggccactactacctccagagatgtggcaccgccatgggggccaagtttgccccctcatatgctaacttgtatatggggtattttgaacaTCTCCATCTCTTTGGGGGTGGGCTGGCCCTTGAGGACAAAGTAGTTGTATAcggtagatttatagatgacctgatcaTGATCTATAGAAACAATACAGAACTTACTATTCAGGAGATCGTTGATCATTTCAACAATAATACACTGAACTTAACTTTCACGCATCAAAACAATGATCACATCATCAACTTTTTAGACCTCACATTAGAACATAATGGGGAAGGAGAAATAACAACTAGCACCTTTAGGAAACCACTATTGAGAAATACAATACTAAGAGCAGACTCCTGCCATGCCCCCCACACACAAAGAGGCATTCCGAAGGGCCAATATCTCAGGCTGCGGAGAAACTGCAGTTCCCTCAAGCTATATATCAAACAAGCAGAGGAACTTACTAAACGATTAGTAGCCAGAGGTTACAAAAGAAGTCTTCTTCTCAAAGTGAAATCCCAAGTAATGAGAATGGATAGGTCACTACTACTAAACAGTAAAACAGCCAATAGCACACCCAACAGTCACAATAAGGACATTACCAGATCCACACCCAAAGAAGATATATGCTTTGTCACCAGCTACAGCAACCAATTTTACACTATCACTAGAAtaattaagaaatacttacctgtactcaATGGCGACATCATCTTGAGAGATAAACTACAGAGACACATTAGATTTGTAGCCAAAAGAGCACCAACAATACGTGACAAGGTCACACAAAAGTTCCATCACAAAATTCCACCAACCACCAATTGGCTGACTCCAACCAAAGGTAACTACAGATGTGGCCATGTGCCTTGCAAAAGTTGTAAATATACTGATAAAAGCTTCACTTTCACTTCCTCACAGACACATAAATCATATCCGATAACCACCAGAATGGACTGTACATCAACACATATTATTTACTTAATCACATGTTCACTTTGTCAACAACAATATGTAGGAATCACGACACGCCCTCTAaaagaccgcataagagaacatctcttgtcAATTGAAGAAGAATTCCCTAgaacaccagtggcgaaacattttcaCACACATCCACATAAACTGACTCATTTTacatttaaagcaatagaacaCATAATCAGTAATCCGTTAGGGGGTGACAGAAACAAAACACTCtctaaaagagaagtatattggatctttATGTTACAAACCAGGGTACCCCAgggcatgaacaaaagatatgatgtgaATTTATATATAGAATAA